Sequence from the Drosophila subpulchrella strain 33 F10 #4 breed RU33 chromosome 3R, RU_Dsub_v1.1 Primary Assembly, whole genome shotgun sequence genome:
attttaagcgGCTGTGTGCACATGTATAAGCCGGGTCTTAAACCAACGGTATAGATTGCTTAATGGTTTAAAGGTGGGTGTCCCCGCTATAAACAAAGTGTAATCGAAGAATATCAATAAATAATCGTTTTTCTCACATCACTATCctaatttttgtttacattcCACCCAGGTGGCTGAATTTTTGaatgaatttttaaagaaattatcaGGATCGTCTGATCCTGTCCTGAATGTGCTGAATTTTATTAGGAAAACCTTGATTTCCACCTCCTCGTTGTCCATTGCTGGCCAGGATGAACGCGTCCAGCTTGCCAGTGGTGCTGATGAAGTGCAGGATCTGTCTGGCAGATTCCGAGGAAGACACAATGAGTTACCTGTTCGAACATCCTGCCGAAGGTGAGGATTCCCTGAACGAGAAAGTTGAGTTTTGCTGCGGTATCAAGGTGAGTTTCGAGGAGGAGTTGTATCAGTACCACTTATTAGTGCCCTTTATCCCCCAGGTCCGCCAATCCTCCATGATGCCCGAAAAGGCCTGTGGCACCTGTAGCGAGTTCGTGCAAATGTGGTTTAACTTTCGCCAGATGTGCCTGAATTCGCAGGTCTACTGGGAAACGAATTGTCCGGACTTGGAGAGACCGGAGGCTCTGGCCCACGCCAGCGATGGCGAATACATGGAGTACCTTTACGAAAAACTGCAACTGAATTTGCGCTCTGAAACACACAACACAGAGGAGATCGTCCAAACGGTGGAGCAGGAAGAGCAGCTGGAGGATGAGCCCCAGGATCTCCTCGACGGGATTATCATCAACGAACCGATCGAGGAGGAAAATGAGCCCGTAAAGGAGACCTCGGAACAAATGTTGATTTCCCACCTCGACGCCTATGTTAATGATCCGGAAATGGAGGAAATCGCTGAAGATAACGGTGAGCTCGTCGATGACTCGAGCCTTCTGAATGACGAGTTCTATGAGATCGACTACGAGCAGGAGGAACTACACCAAGGAGACTATCTTTCGCTCACTCCCTCGCCTGATCCAAGCTCCGAGTCGACCCAACGCAAGCGAGGAAGGCCTCCCAAGCTGGTCAATCGCAGGTTAGGAAGGCCCCGAAAGCCGGACCACGAACTGAAAAGCAAGCGCAGGGAGGTCAAACCCAAGCAAAAGGCGAAAATGTCTGGGAGCAAGGAAGAGGACCAGTTTATGTGCAATTTGTGCGGCAATGTGTATAACAAGAAATCAGCTTTTACGGCCCACATGGTGACACATTCGGAGTATAAACCACACCAGTGCGAGTGAGTAAATGGTGGAGTGCTTTAATCtttaaaagtgaaaatatTCAATTGCATTGCAGAATCTGCGCCAAATCCTTTCGACAAATGGGCGAGCTGCGGGCCCACATTCGTCGCCACACAGGCGAGCGTCCTTACAAGTGTATGTACTGCGAGCGCCACTTCTACGATCGGAGCGAACGGGTCCGCCACGAGCGGGTGCACACCAATACGCGTCCTTACGCCTGCCAGGAGTGCGGCAAGACCTTCACGCACACTGCCATCCTCAAAAACCACATACTAGTGCACTCCGGCGAGAGGAATTACAAGTAGGTCATACAACTATCAAGAGATTTTAAATTCTAATATTCTCCGCGTTTCAGCTGCGACGTATGCTCCAAGTCATTTACCCTGCTGCACCAGCTGAAGGCCCACCTGCAGACGCTCACACATCGCACCAAAATGGAGCAAGCCGTCTCCAGAGCCGCGAACTACATGCAAAGCTAATGAGCCACAATAGATTTCCCAGTAGGTTAGAGAAAATCACAAAGAAAACACACGTTTGTCATAAACTATTATCTGTATTTATAAGCTATTCCATCAGTTCGCTATATTCCATAGCCAACGTCACGCCCATGAGGTGCGCATGCGTCTTCTCGTGCGCCGAGAGCTGGTGCTTCAGGCGGAAGTCCTTGTCGCAGATGAGGCACTTGTGGGGCTTATCTGAAGAGTGGAGGAGGTAGTGGGCCTTACGGGAGGTGGACAGCGAAAAGGTCTTTCCGCAAATGTTGCAAGCGTAGGGTTTCTCATTCGTGTGCATACTGCAAGAAAGATATTGAAAATTATAACATATTGAAAGCGAAAAAGAATAGTAGCACaatcaaattttaaataaatcgtATTAAAAGGGTCTACAATTGAGGAATATCATACCGTTCGTGCTTGCGATGAGTGCTGGAGTCAGCGAATCGCCGCGGGCAGTGGTTACATTTGTAGGGTTTCTCGCCCGTGTGGGTTCGCATGTGTGTTTTTAGATTGCAGGCGGCTCTGAAGGACTTTTGGCAAACcctatataaaaagtattgtTGGATGATCCTTAGTTGTTATTGATCAAATATACTTATACTCACTCGCACTCGTGTTCTTTTTCTCTGCGATGCAATTGCATGTGTACATTAAGTTGAGATATTCGAGCATATGTGTTGCTACAGATCCTGCATCTGTACTTGTCCGGCACGCAGGCCACGCCCAGATCTACCTCGTATTCGAGGGCTGCCTCCGACTTTTGGGACTCCTCACTGGTTTCCTGTAGGCTGTCTACAACCAAGGTGCCTTCCTgcgatgatgtttccaaatcattgttgtcgttttcCTCTTTGTCAAAATCGCCCATGGTGTAGTTGCCCTGGACAGGGTTTCCTTCGTTTTCCGCATTGACATTTAGAACATACACAAAATCACCTGGCTCCTCTTGGGATAAAGATTTCTTAATGGGTACAAAATCCACAGGTTCGTCTTTGGTTTTCTTTTCCTGGGATTTTTCCGGGCTCCCTTCAGTCTTTAGGATTATTGGCTTCTCTTCTATCATTCTCCCGGAAATGTTCTGTTTCCGGGAACGCTTTTTCTGGTCGGCTGACGTATCCTTGTCCTCCAGGGTCTGAAAAGACGCTGCTGAGGACATTGTTTGGCGGACGAGGGTCCTCAGGTGCTCGTCGGATCGTTTGCACTCGCGGAGGAAGCGATCCACCTCCTCCAGCCTGTCCAAGCAATCCCAGCATATCTGATCCGGCAATCCATCCTTGGGTTCCACCTGGGAGAGGAGTATAAAATGATTAAATGGTCTAGAACGATAACTAAAATAGTGCACTCACTTCTAAGCCAGCATACGAGGACAACAGTTTCTGGGCATCAGATTCGAAGATGGACTGCAGCTCGGTTCCTTTCTTGCGGCAAGTGCGGCACATGCTCCACTTTATGCTGATTTCCATAGTTATTTCAGAAATTCCCCATTTGCGTCAAATACCGATTCAAATGGCAGATTCCAGAGCTGTGCAGGGTTGTCACTTGACACGCGATAGTGGTGGTCTGTGCGATAGGTGTCAACTATcggtcataaataaatatatcgatttttaaaacttttagtttatttgaaaaaaatgttaaactttaaaaataaagatcatattttttcttattttttaatttacttatttatttttcaaatatttgtaTACCCACATgacataaaaaattaaaaaaacaataagtgttaataaatttattcccACCAATCGATGTGCCGATAGGAAGGCCGATAGTCACTCATCGTTTTTGCGCATCTGACAACCCTGGTAAAAGTTCCAAGACAAGACGCTGTCCTGTTATTTTCTGAATTGCAACCATACGGACGGCGAGGACGAGCAAAATCATGCCCGAGTACATGCTGTGCAGGATCTGCTTGACGGAGGACATCAACTCGGAGGCGATGGCGCCCCTGTTCGACGACGAGGACGCCCAGTGCCGAGAGTTGGTGCGCAAGATCGAGGAAGTGGGTAGCATTAAGGTACATGTGGATGTGGAGGCACCTGCCACCCGAACTCCGCGGCTAATCCCGCTCTGATTTTTCCAGTTGGTGCCGCTGCAGAACATCCCGAGCATGCTGTGCTACAACTGCGTGGAGCGGCTGACCAGTGCCCACAAGTTCCGGGAGCTGTGCCAGGAGAGCGAGCGAACGTTTGCCACCAATGTGGTCAAGGTATGTGAACAAGCCATACACCCCTATCCAATTAAAGGTGTTTATGTTTATTCCCCTCGCCAGGCCGAGATGAAGTCAGAGCCCACCGACGAGGTGGCACACATAGTGGCGGACCACATCGAGTACATTTACGAGTCGGCCAACGACTTCATCGACGGTGTGGAGGAGGACATCGAGATGGAGAACATGATGGAGGAGCGCCTGGAGGACGCCGCTGCAGATACGTCCGAGTCCTTCGAGATTAACACCGTGGTGGACGACCTGGAGGACAACGATCTGCTGGTGCCCAATAGCACCGATAGCGACTACCAGCCCAGCGAGCGCTGCCGCAAGCCCAAGGTGCGCAAGACGCGTTTGGGCAAACGCGGACGTGGACGACCCCGCGGCTCTGGCTCGGGACATCGACGTAGCCTTAGTGGAGATCGTCCTGCTATGCAATCCAGCTGCAAGTCCTCGCCCGAGGAGTCCTCGACGAACATCATGTGCGAGATTTGCGGCAATATCTACTCCAAGCGGGCGGCCCTTAACATCCATATGCGCCGTCACTTGGCCGACAAGCCATTCGAATGCGAGTGAGTATCCAGAAAAGGTTACTGAATGTAATATAAGAACTAAGCAAATGTTAATCCCCTACAGAATCTGCGGCAAAACCTTTGCGGGTCCATCCGAGCTGAATCGTCATATCAGAGTGCACACGGGCGAGAAACCCTTCACGTGTAAATTCTGCAACCGCTCGTTCGCGGACCGCAGCTCCAACATTCGTCATGAAAGGTGAGGGCTTCTATTCCTCGAAAGGTGTCTATTAACAACAATGGTTCCTCTTTCAGAACCCACACGAACGAGCGACCCTTCACTTGTTCCACCTGCGGCAAGGCATTTTCCTACTCCAATGTGCTAAAGAACCACATGCTCACCCACACGGGCGAGAAACCTTTCCTGTACGATTTATCGTGATCATTCCACTAGCCTAGattatattaatttgtatttaatcCAATTTTTCAGTTGCCGCCCCTGCAACAAGACCTTCTCCCGCAAGCATCAGCTGGAGCAGCACATCGGCACGATGACCCACCAACAGACCGTTAGGAACCACCAGAATAACGAACCGATGCGGCACTCAGAGATCTACTAGTCTTAAAATTTGCAATTAATGCTTGCATagataaatgtatttttaaatataaatagagATTCTATAATAAAGAGAGTACAAATGGTCCGAGCCGGAtgtgaaaaaatataattctttGGCACTTCGATCGAGAAAAAAAACACTTTACAagcacatttatatttttattaaaatttgtaattacACACATCAATAGTTAATACTTGTGTTATCTTTAAAAGATTATCTTGTATTCCAAATGCGTAGTCTGTAAATTATAATGAGACTGTCAAAGCTGGAGCTTGGCCAAAAGTAGTCTTTTACGACGTTCAATAGTAACATCAATAAATTCCATTCAAAGATGAATTAAGGACGACACTGGATTACGTATATAGTTAAATGTTTCTGTGTTTTAATTGATGACTCAATTCTGACATTGTGTGCAAGGCGGGCTGGATTCGGTTGTAGTATATTCTTATGGAAGCTAGAATTTGACAAAAAATCGACTGTTTTCAACATCAATAAATGCCATTTAACAATGGATTAGGAATGGCACTGGATTAAGTATACTTGTGATTAACACGAATATAGTTGTCTTGGAAGGACACAGAATAGTGTTATAATGTTAGGTTTTAGAACTCAAATAACTTCTTACCAATAGATAGTATATTGAAAGGACCCATAATAATGTTATAATGTTAACTTTTAGAACTCAAATAGTTTCTTACCAATAGATAATATCAAAAAAGAACTATAATGTAATGACTAGGTAGGTGACTAAATTTTAAAGAGGCCAGCTTCCTGAGCTGCTTCCGCCTCCTCGGCTTTTTCCTTATGAATACTGGTAGACAGGTGGGTCCTCAGATGTGAGATCCGCTGGAAGTGCTTCTGGCAAACGTAGCAGCTGGAAAATCGAAAGGTGTGGAAATACAATGTAAAATGTGCGTAGACTTGGCTCAAATCGAAATGCCCACTAGTGCTTCCGTACGGCGATGTGGGTCATCTTGTGCTGGCTGAGACATCCGGCACTCACGAAGCTCTTCTCGCAGATGTCGCACTTGAAGCGGCGCTCGTTCCGGTGGCGGCGATGGTGCTCCTGACGGGAGCTGGTGTCGGAGAACCGACGTGGACAGTAGATGCACACGTAGGGCTGCTCGCCAGTGTGGATACGGCTATGGCGCGTTAGTTCCTTCCGAGTGGCAAAGCTTTTTCCACACTCCCTATAGAAAGAATAATAACTTAACTGGCtggtatacatatataaaggATCCACTATTGTACTCTACCCAAAATCGCAATGGAAATCCTTGATGCCCGTGTGCCTGAGCTTGTGCTCCAGAAAGTTCGTCCTGTTGTTGATGGATTTGCCGCAATCATCGCAGACAAATGGACCAGTATTACCAATTGGTTTCTTGGAGCTTATTTCAGCTTTGACTGGTACTGCACGAGGCTTTGGAAGATTTGTAACTTCCGGAGTCAAAATGGCTTCGTCCAGTTCAAGCTCAATCAGCTCATCATCAATATCTTCATGGGAAATCGCTTCCTTTGGGAAATCCTTGCCGGTAGACTCAGCCCTCTCCTGGTTCTGTTTCTCGGAAATGATGCAGCGCTGGCGGAACTTAATGGCTGCCTGCAGATCGCCCAAGCAAACCATGCACATGTTGTTGGATAGTTCTTTCTTGCAACTTAGCTGGAAATTATAAATAGCAAAATATGCAAGGGCGTtgattaataaatatattttagccATTACCTCGACTCCAGTAATGGAGAAAATTTGACGGATCAGATGACCATTTCCCGGGTCAAAAAGATTTATTGGAGCATCAACTCCAGAGCAAATGCGGCAACTTAAAATACGCatatcttggtttttcgcgaatttcaaaaaattgtcTTTTGTTTACTTCGTTGCCAATCCTTACAGGGTGCCCAGTGCGAATCACTGTATTGCCGGAAACACGAGCGTTGGCTAAAGCTTTTGTGAGGGGATCAAACTcttgttatacatttttttttaaacatttattaaatttatttataatcatAAAAGCAAAATTATTTCTATCTATATTTAAATCCTTTTTGAGTTTTGCTCTTGCACTTTTTAAACCCCCTTACTACAGCCATGTGCCCGCCACAGTTATCGCTATCGGCGATAACGAAACAGCTGCTCTGCATATATATGTAGCTGACGCGTTTGTGTTTgcaatttgtttatatttggATTAACTCGaacaaaacttaaattttctgGATTTTCAATAAAGATAATGACGCGCCAGTGCCGGACCTGCGGAAGCGTCATCTATAACGCAAAGGCCAAGAATCTCTTTCATATCGAAAACGCCGAGATGCTGCAAAATCTTTGTCTTATATCTGGCGCCATGGTAAAAACCATGTTCAAACTTGTTTTCTTTTCAAGGTCTGTCAAATATCACTTAATTACAGCTCCACAATGATCCGAAACTGCCCAGCTGCATATGCGCCTGCTGTATGCTCGACCTGAACCAGGCGATTGTGTTCCGAGAACGCTGCATCCAAACACAGGAGAATCTCCTTCAGCAATTGGCAAATCGGGAACAGGAAGTCCAAGATCCCGCTGCAGACTGTGAGGATGAGAAGGATGAAGACGCTAAGAATGAAGTTGATGTGGGCAAGTTGGTATTGCCTTTGCCGCCCGATGAGTTGGACGATCCGTTCGAGGAAGTCGAGGAATATGAATACTTTGAAGAATTTCCAGATCTTGATGGGCTTGAGGAGGTGAACGACGTCGAGGTGGGCGAAGAGGTGGCCCATGATGCCGAATCGCTGGTCTCAAGCGTGCAGAAGGAGTTCGAGAGCATTTACAATGACGAAAGTACGGAAGACAACAAGGAGTTCCCCGAGGATGCAAGCAACTACGATGAGATTGAGGATGAAAGTGACGGATTCTCGCAAGATTCATCACATACCGAGTCAAAGCGCGGGCGAGGTCGCCCCAGAGCAAGTACTGTCACCACGGAGACGACGTCCGCGAAACCCAAGCGGAAGAAACAGTACGTGACATGGAAGAACTTGACCGCGGACCAGATGATCGAGCGGAAGCGACAGCAGCGAAAACGCGACTGCGTTTGCGAACAGTGCGGCCGCCACTTCACCGACCAGAGCAACTTCAAGCTGCACATGCTTCGGCACACAGGCATGAAGAACTTCGCCTGCCGGGAGTGTGGGAAGCGGTTCTACACCGATCACCTCATGTCACTGCACCAGAGGATTGTCCACCAGGGCGAACGGCCCTACGCCTGCCGGCTCTGCAATAAGACCTTTCACAACAGCACCACTCGCGTCATCCACGAAAGGTTAGTGAAATTATCCTGCCTGTAATAGTACCTGCCAAAGCtgttataataaaatatacctTTCCAGAGTTCACACCAATGCCAAACCATACAACTGTCATCATTGTGACAAGAGCTTTAGCTCGGCCTCCGGACGCAAGCGACACGAACTGATTCACACAGGTGTGCGGGCCTTTTCGTAGGTATTCTACGCATGTTTTGGCGCTCTGGAAGTTAACACATTTCGATTTGCAGCTGTACTATCTGCGAACAAACTTTCCAGCGTAACACTCACCTAAAGGCCCATCTGCAGTCCAAGTTCCACATTGTAAAGGCGAGAGGCAATGGCGAGGAAGAGGCACTAGAATGAACGACTGTTCCGCCTGAAAAGTGTAGTAAATATAAGTTCTTGCAAAAAATTTCgaaattcttttattttgggaATTGAATTACGATAACTACCGCGCTCTCCTATCAAAATATCGATAGACGTTCCGATAAGTTTATGAAGTGGCAACGCTAACCGGTTTATATATCCTTGGACGAAAAGGTTATTGATGAATTGTTTGTGACTTTCTAGatgatttaataattatttaaaagaagGTAAGTGAAAAGCCGAAAGGGATTCAAATATATAgatctttttaaaataaataatcttGTAACGGATGTGTGCATTTCACTTTCCAGTTGCCAGACTGTGGTATCTTTTGGCGCTTCAGCGACGGTCACACCGCTGAAATTTCGTTTTTTTGTCGACAATTTGACATTTAATTTCTCTTAAGACCTCATTAAACGAAATAACGTGGGTGTCGGCCAAAATTAAAGGATTCCAGACGACAGTTGAAGGAAGCTAATTCCGCCCCCAAAGAAAGTTCCCCTTCGCCCGATTGCACTGTGCGAAAAACCGGTTGTTGACCTTCGGCAGCATGGAGCGTCGTCGCTTTAACTTGAGCAGCATGTCTCCCATGGCGGATTCCACGCGGATCGACGCGTCGCTGATGTGAGTAACCACCTGTCTGGTTGAAATTCCATTCGTATGCTAATCATATGTGCTTTCCTTTGTCCAGAAGCAATCGCCCGTCCGCCGCCAGTTTCTTGAGGGGTCTGAGCCCCAAGGGCGGAAACCCCACGCTCAATGGCACCCGCACACCGGAAAGGTCCTTGATGAACCACACGGCCACCTCGCCCAGCAGCATATCGCGACAGAAACTGAACCTCAGCCAGATAGATCCCAGGTAAGAGAATTACACCATGTGGTGAAAGTTCAACATTTCGGGTAAGGGGGTTTGAGGATGCATAATAGCTTATCAAGTTTATCCGACTAATAAGATCTCTCCCATCTTACAGAACCTTCGCCGATGTCCATAGTAGCGGACTGGCCTCCCGCATTGTTTCCTACCACGAGAGCAGCCTTGGAGGACGTAGTGGTCTGCAGCGCAGCATGTCCGCCAGCAATCTGTACAACCCATTGACGCAGCCGCGCAGAGCGCCATCCTCCCCGATACCCTACAAGACCAGGGTGCCACCACTTTCGATGACCCAGATTGCACCACCGGAACGCAGCTTCTACTCTGGTAACACGCTGCCCAGCCTGCTGCGCTCCAATTCCCTGGCGGGAGTAGTGCAGAAGACTAGCGAGCAGGAGCAGTTGTCGCGGGAAAACCGACCCATCCTGCACCCACCGCATCCACAGCACGAGAGCGAACCCACTAGGAGCGTGCTGGAGGAGCTCAAGGAGATCTCCCGGAAGCGCATCAACACTGGTGTAAGTCAGCATCAATCCTCTCAAAGAGACAGCTGCTTAGGCTTCGCTTGTTTTCAGGATGCCCAGCCGCCGCATGACTTTACGAAAAGAAGTTGCCAGCGGGGTGTGGACTTTGTGGACCATCACCGCCACCAACAGCAGCTGCATcagttgcagcagcagcaaagtCAGTCCTTCAAAAGGCAGCGTGAGCTGACCGTATCGGTTCCGCTCAGGCATCATTCAACATCTCTGGCGGCAGCTCCGCCATCTGCATTGCAGCATTTGCACTCCAATGGCAGCATCTCGCCAACACAGTCACCGGAGCAGCTGGCCAAACGGCCCAACTGCAGCTACAACAACGACATTGCCTCCTCGCTGAGCTCCAGTCGGCGTCATAGCAACAAGCGGAAGCTGTTCGACATGCGCGAGAGCTTCCAACGGAGTAAAAATGGGACACTAGGCAGTGGAAGCTCACCCGAGACCTCGCCTGGAGAAAATGTGGCCAAAATACAGCGAAAAGTGGATGCAGAATCTGTCAGCAAGGCGATGAGTATGCCCGTCCCAACTGTTTCGGCAGTTCCTGCCTCGCGGGCCATTTCGGCACCTCCTATCCAAAGAACAGAGCAGCGATCTGTGGAGGTTCCGCCTGCGACGGAAAAGCCCAAGCTTACCCTCTTCAACGCGCGACAGTCACATACGAAGGAGGAACCGCCACGGCAGGATCTAAACAGCCCGGATGTGGATGCCGGGGAATATGCCGGCATTCAGTTCGTGAAGCCGAAGCAGCAGAATTCCATGCTGGGTGTTAAGAATCCCAGCGTAGAGCGCACGCACAAGACCAAGCTGGCTATAATGCTGAGTGGTTTGAAGGGCGAACTGTACCATGGTGAGCCGGACGAGTTAGATACCCCAGTGCCAGCCCCAGCGCCAGCGCCTGCTACCCTTCCGACGCCCATCAAACCTATCATAGCGCCGCCTGTAACTACAACCACATCGACCGCGACTTCCACTGCCACCGTGTCAACTACAGCTCCCAGCAAGCCGGTTATATTAAGTAACCAGATTATCAAACCAGCggaaacaacaaccacaagtACCTCAAATGCAGTGCCCAAACTAGTGTTTGGTCAGCCTGCGGCACCCGCTTCGGCAGCAGGAGAGGCACCAAAAACCACCGACAAAGTCCCGGCGGCACCAGCAGAAATCCCAGCGAAGTTCGAACTTATAGCCAAACCCGTAACACCAGCAACATCAGCTCAACCATTAATCACCTTCGGCACACCGATATCCTCAGCTCCAGCCACACTGTCATTTGGAAATCCCTCCACTACCACAATAACTACGACTACTACCACCATTAGCACTAGTATGACTACCTCAAAGCCCATATTCTCATTCGGACAAGCGCCTGCCAATGGACCAACAGTAGGCGCTTCTACTGGGTTCAAACTGGACACCCCTGcgacaacagcagcaaccacAACTAACTCGGGAGCGCCAGTCACATCAACAACAACTTTTGGAATGACTATACCAAAAACGACCGCAACGGTCGCTCCCACAACAACTCCATCCACCAGTTTCGGCAAGCCAGTTCCAGCTATAGGAGGATCAGGACCCGCCACCAGCAATAGtcctgcaacagcaacaatatCACCATTTGGAGCAGGAGCACCCGCAGCCAAGCCAATATTTGCCTTTGGACAGTCGGGCAATGCAAGCTCAGGAACTCCGACTAGCAGCGACAATGGATCCGCTGCACCCAAACCAGCTGTATTTAGTTTTGACGGCAACCCCGCTCAAACATCTCGAATGGCGCCAACATCGCTGTTTGGCAGCCAACCGCAAGCCACAGAAAACTCCTTTGGAGGCGTTTTCAATCAGCCCGTGGCTACCAAACCGGAGCCAGCTAAGACGGGCATCTTTGGAAATCCGGAGAACAGCTTTGGAAACGCATTTAAGCCACCAGCAGATGTCGCAGCATCAACCGCCGCTGAGCTCCCCAAGCCGTTCGGATTTTCAGCCACTACAACCGTGGCTAGTGGAGCCCCAGCAGCCACGAATCTCTTTACCTTTGGAGGGTCAGCAGCAGCCACTTCAAAGCCCGCGGAACCAGCTCCAACTAGCACCCAGAACAATCTCTTTGGACAAAGTGCAGCCACAACCACCCCCTTTGGATTTGGAGGAGCAGCCGCTCCAGCCGcaggagccattggaaataaggATAACAAATCAGTGTTTGCAtttggaggaggaggagacaACAACTCAGCAGCCAAGCCCAGCGCGGTATTCAGCTTTGGAGGCACGGACAAGAGTGCTCCACCTGCCTTTGGCAGCGTAGCAACGTCGGTATCATCTGCAACAGCAACGCCTACAAACAACGCTTTTGGATTTGGCACAGCACCGAAGACTTCAACACCCATGTTTGGCAGTGGAGCAGCCCAACAAAACCCGGCTCCCGCTGTGGCGGCCACCAAGCCATTTGCCTTTGGTGGTGCCCAGCAACCACCAGCATCGTCAGCTTCAGGAGGATTTTCATTTGCCGCCGTTGCGGCCAAAAATACCACGGAAACCGCTGGAACAAATGTATTTGGCAGCCCCGCAAACGCCAGCAAACCAAGCTTTAACTTTGGAGGAAGCACTGTCAACCAAGCAGGAACAGCATCACCAGCTGGTGGCTTCTCttttgccacacccaccaaGAAGGAGGAGCCTGCGGGCAACAGCATGTTTGGAAGCCCCAACACGGGAATAGTGAAACCTAATTTCAGTTTTTCAAGCAACAATCCAACCACACAATCAGCGGCTCCTAGTCCAGCGCCCAGCTTTGGAGGATTCGGAGctcaagcagcagcagcaccagctgCAACAAACAATCAGAACAAACCCTTCGCATTTGGAGGCAACAACACCTCAGCTGCTCCCAGCCCAGCGCAGCCCATGGGAGGTAACCTCTTTGCCAATGCAGTGGCAGCTACTCATAACCAACCGAAGCCGGGTGCATTCTCTTTCGGTGGAGCCAAGAGCAACGCCAGCACAACAGCCGGAAACGCACCCTTCTCGTTTGGAGGAGCAGCTGCCGGGGGCATCGCCTCACCGCCCAGCAATCAAAGCATGAATACCGCAAAGCCGTTCAGctttggtggtggtggcggcaATCCGGCTCCCAATGTCTTTGCCAGTCCAGCCCCTTCGCCGGCGGCCAGCAATCCTGCCGGAGCCTTCGCCTTCGGTGGCGCTAGTCCGGCCCAGCAGGCGAACGCCGGCAACGTGTTCATCCCAGCGCCCAGCACGCCGGAGGGTCGACCCATCCGTAAAGCCACCCGGCGGCTGCAAAAATAGGTCCGCGTTAATGTCCCAATTTAATGTTCATAGATCATTATTGTTTTGCTAGTtaaattattgttttttataCCAGTCAGTGAATGGATTTAATAAAGTCGTTGGCAA
This genomic interval carries:
- the LOC119563351 gene encoding nuclear pore complex protein DDB_G0274915 isoform X1, translated to MERRRFNLSSMSPMADSTRIDASLISNRPSAASFLRGLSPKGGNPTLNGTRTPERSLMNHTATSPSSISRQKLNLSQIDPRTFADVHSSGLASRIVSYHESSLGGRSGLQRSMSASNLYNPLTQPRRAPSSPIPYKTRVPPLSMTQIAPPERSFYSGNTLPSLLRSNSLAGVVQKTSEQEQLSRENRPILHPPHPQHESEPTRSVLEELKEISRKRINTGDAQPPHDFTKRSCQRGVDFVDHHRHQQQLHQLQQQQSQSFKRQRELTVSVPLRHHSTSLAAAPPSALQHLHSNGSISPTQSPEQLAKRPNCSYNNDIASSLSSSRRHSNKRKLFDMRESFQRSKNGTLGSGSSPETSPGENVAKIQRKVDAESVSKAMSMPVPTVSAVPASRAISAPPIQRTEQRSVEVPPATEKPKLTLFNARQSHTKEEPPRQDLNSPDVDAGEYAGIQFVKPKQQNSMLGVKNPSVERTHKTKLAIMLSGLKGELYHGEPDELDTPVPAPAPAPATLPTPIKPIIAPPVTTTTSTATSTATVSTTAPSKPVILSNQIIKPAETTTTSTSNAVPKLVFGQPAAPASAAGEAPKTTDKVPAAPAEIPAKFELIAKPVTPATSAQPLITFGTPISSAPATLSFGNPSTTTITTTTTTISTSMTTSKPIFSFGQAPANGPTVGASTGFKLDTPATTAATTTNSGAPVTSTTTFGMTIPKTTATVAPTTTPSTSFGKPVPAIGGSGPATSNSPATATISPFGAGAPAAKPIFAFGQSGNASSGTPTSSDNGSAAPKPAVFSFDGNPAQTSRMAPTSLFGSQPQATENSFGGVFNQPVATKPEPAKTGIFGNPENSFGNAFKPPADVAASTAAELPKPFGFSATTTVASGAPAATNLFTFGGSAAATSKPAEPAPTSTQNNLFGQSAATTTPFGFGGAAAPAAGAIGNKDNKSVFAFGGGGDNNSAAKPSAVFSFGGTDKSAPPAFGSVATSVSSATATPTNNAFGFGTAPKTSTPMFGSGAAQQNPAPAVAATKPFAFGGAQQPPASSASGGFSFAAVAAKNTTETAGTNVFGSPANASKPSFNFGGSTVNQAGTASPAGGFSFATPTKKEEPAGNSMFGSPNTGIVKPNFSFSSNNPTTQSAAPSPAPSFGGFGAQAAAAPAATNNQNKPFAFGGNNTSAAPSPAQPMGGNLFANAVAATHNQPKPGAFSFGGAKSNASTTAGNAPFSFGGAAAGGIASPPSNQSMNTAKPFSFGGGGGNPAPNVFASPAPSPAASNPAGAFAFGGASPAQQANAGNVFIPAPSTPEGRPIRKATRRLQK